One genomic segment of Brassica napus cultivar Da-Ae chromosome A3, Da-Ae, whole genome shotgun sequence includes these proteins:
- the LOC106438588 gene encoding ATG8-interacting protein 2-like: MADKEEASSGGDNVTRGTDWEVVSLTASAYAASPGPKPVDDDVTPPPYEAETTTTTSHPLYMSRHFAFPPSEEEQHHTDIPTEPSEKKMKMDSEFSIEQETGKEDGGDLTLKGLDLAKDDEFDFLQEGKGKSNIYMQDERAFGGEHSDPIQQQTDVAPPELEEEHHQVAAAANSPPPCEPWWKRSAASLISQAKETNTVWSIFIAAAAVMGVVVLGQRWQHDRWQVLQLNWESTIGNEKAAGRLMGPISRLKQAFVGGQRRDSFIRAAGSQNDS; this comes from the exons atggCTGACAAAGAGGAAGCATCATCAGGTGGTGACAACGTTACTCGTGGAACTGATTGGGAAGTTGTTTCACTCACTGCTTCTGCTTATGCTGCTTCTCCTGGTCCCAAACCAGTTGATGATGATGTTACTCCTCCTCCTTACGAAGCAGAGACTACGACGACGACATCTCATCCTCTGTACATGTCTCGCCACTTTGCTTTCCCACCCTCTGAAGAAGAACAACATCACACCGACATCCCCACGGAACCTAgtgagaagaagatgaagatggatTCTGAATTCTCTATAGAGCAAGAAACCGGAAAAGAAGATGGTGGAGATTTGACCCTAAAAGGCTTGGATTTAGCCAAAGATGATGAGTTTGACTTTCTCCAAGAGGGCAAAGGCAAAAGCAACATTTACATGCAAGATGAGAGAGCTTTTGGTGGCGAACACAGCGACCCTATTCAACAACAAACCGACGTCGCTCCACCTGAACTGGAAGAGGAGCATCATCAAGTAGCAGCAGCAGCAAACTCCCCACCACCTTGCGAGCCTTGGTGGAAAAGAAGCGCCGCTTCTTTGATCTCTCAGGCGAAAGAAACCAACACAGTTTGGTCCATTTTCATAGCTGCTGCTGCTGTCATGGGAGTTGTGGTTCTTGGACAGCGTTGGCAACATGACAGGTGGCAGGTTTTGCAGCTTAACTGGGAATCAACCATTGGTAATGAG AAAGCAGCTGGAAGACTGATGGGACCCATCTCTCGACTGAAACAAGCATTTGTCGGGGGACAACGACGGGATTCTTTCATTCGGGCCGCCGGTTCCCAAAACGACAGTTAA
- the LOC106443761 gene encoding brassinosteroid-responsive RING protein 1-like: protein MGFSYGGTGIIIVGVILNDFMRAVCSFLVPTRLFGAYSSAAINKKIPMDDMLPATKFKDMSRMDPPESCRICQDEFDGGDQVRCLRNCVHVFHKTCIDRWIHDDKMTCPLCRTPIIPDFYFLRL from the coding sequence ATGGGCTTTTCCTACGGCGGCACCGGAATTATAATCGTGGGAGTTATTCTGAATGATTTTATGAGAGCTGTTTGTTCTTTTCTTGTTCCAACTCGTTTGTTTGGGGCTTATTCTTCGGCCGCCATAAACAAGAAGATTCCAATGGACGATATGCTTCCGGCGACGAAGTTCAAGGATATGTCACGGATGGATCCGCCGGAGAGCTGCCGGATATGTCAAGATGAGTTCGATGGTGGCGACCAGGTCCGGTGTTTAAGGAACTGCGTTCATGTTTTTCACAAGACGTGTATTGACCGTTGGATCCATGACGATAAAATGACATGTCCTTTGTGTAGAACCCCAATAATTCCTGATTTCTATTTTCTTCGcttgtaa